Genomic window (Rhododendron vialii isolate Sample 1 chromosome 4a, ASM3025357v1):
atcgtatttttttgatcattttttttaaatggtcataatgaattttttgctctaaaacttttcaacaaacaccctaaaactcattatttagtttcaagactcttttagggtgttcattgaaaggccttggaggcaaaaatttattacgaccatttaggatgaaatgatcagaaaaataacatctttgcaccagttcaaacagattgaaaattgaaaattttatttttgtaactatatttttattagacttgaacctagaattagacttcAACCATAGAGCAAATatagtgggggggggggggggggggggggggggggcggcgcCATATGGGGTGAGgagagaggtcctcattttcctataaatagaatCCTTTATGaaaccattcaattcacaccttgAATCTTTCCAACTTTCCTCTCTAGAAACTTTGTGTTAGCTCTTTGTTCTTGGTAttattgagtttcttcttgaattcttcaagaaactcaacccaagGCCGCCACCAAATCACCACCCGATCagcctctcgatccaaaaaatttagtagtttagtcaatatttattttcgagagaaaaaaaaagtattttcttttctctttcgaagctaccataagctTACCGTAAGAAGTCACTTCGTTCGATAGCCACATTCATCTTCCGTAAGCTACCGTAACcttttgttatattttatttttgtgtttaaaaatgcatattaaGTTAAAATACTAAAGATAGCTAGAaaacttattctactaaaattactggtctaaagcataagtggtttccactccaaaggtgtccgtccatgtgacactatgctttatgaTTGTTtttacaattgtggagtaaccCGAGGCTAACACCCTCGAAAGTTTGTCAACAAGTCTGGCTTCGTACCGACTAAGGAAGGAATGGTGATTCTAATTGGACTCGTCCGACCATCCGACCTGGGACTTTCCTGGTTATTTCTATGTCAAACATAATCCACACAATTTAGAATAATGATTTTCGGTGAAAATTTAGCATGGTTACTTAGGTTTTCCTCACAGACTGTGTatctgtcaaattttttaggaacGCCGCAGCGGAAAATTCGGGAAGGAGCAATGGATGactacaacttttcaatttcagatagttggtcatTTGAGAATGATGTTCGTAGTGAGGAGAGTGTCTCCCACAATAGTCGCGATTATACACTAGAATTTACCACCGACCAGGTTAGTTTTCACTGTTATTGTTTTGCATATTCGTTATTTATGTTAAGACTGGTTAATGTTGTATTTATACATAttcgttttttttatatagatttttgaaagtagagaAGATATGTTAGCTTGGGCGCGGAGCGTTAGTCTAAAATATGGTATTGTGGTGGTTATTTTAAATTCTACTAAGTTAAAAGGCGGCAAATTGCCGAAGTGCATTCTTGGTTgtgaaagaggaggaaagtacGAACCGCTACGGTATTTGGTTGAAGGGCAATCCTTGCAAAGAAACACTGGGACTAGAAAATGCGATTGCCCATTTCAACTGCGAggtataccacaacatccatacggtatcaggTGGAGTTTAGAGGTTATTAGTGGTGTCCATAACCATGAAACAGCAAAACATATTGAGGGCCAcgagtacccgtcaaggctaaaaccagtagagaaacaatttgtggcCGACATGGCCAATAGCACTGCGCCTCGTGAGATTcttaatattttgaagcaaaaagacCCGTCAAACACTACGGGAATCAAGAGCGTTTATAACGCTATTTTTACAAATAAAGCAGCCAAACTGGACGGTCTAACTCCTATTCAGTATGTCATACGTCAATTACTTAAGAAACATTACCTCCATCAATTTCTTACAAATCCGGATACTaacgaaatcacagatattaTTTGGGTTCATCCTATGAGTCTAGAGCTATCTGTCAACTTTCCGTCTGTACTAATCATTGATGCCACGTACAAGACCAATGAGTATCGGAAACCACTATTGGAggttgtgggtatcacatccacatggCGAACTTACTCGCTTATGTTCGGTTATCTTAGTAATGAGAAAGAAGAGACATTGACGTGGGCATTGAATAACTTAAAAAACTGGATGCTTCAAAAGGGGGCGTCGATGCCATTGGTGTTTGTTTCAGATCGGGATTTAGCGCTAATGAACGCCATTGAAGCATGTTTCCCTACAGCACGTCACATCTtgtgtatttggcacataaatcaGTGCGTCATGAAGAACTGCAGCCGTGTGCTTGGTCCGGAATGGAAGCGCTTCATCAAGTCATGGCACTCGCTTATCAATTCATCTACACCTTCGTCTTTCGAACAGAAGTGGCAAGCCATGTGCAACGATTTTCGCCAGTTCCTGTATGTCATAACTTACCTGTGGCAAACATGGTTAAAGTCGTACAAAGAGCGGTTTGTTTCAGCATGGACAGATACATGCATGCACCTCGgaagcaattcaagtcaaaggtaaaatcactttttgactttactattaaaattttgtGCATTTCTCTACTACActaggaaatattttttgatacttTCCTATTTAAACACAGTGCATTATTCTATTACAGGGCAGAGTCTGCACATGCGAGGCTAAAGGTACAACCTAgtactgcatacatttgatgaggATGTTTACGATTGTTTTACTCATTTGCCATTGAGGTCCCCTCCAGTTCCAATCGAATACCGCCGGGAAATTGCTATTGCCCGTGTTAACaacaatcacttcgtgcaaattttcttagaacctcattaccctgtacTACCCATTCCAACATGGTGGGAGGAAAATTCATCGGATGAAGCTAAAGGATGGGCTGCCAGTTATGAAACACGTTTGCtattgtggtacgaagtaatgggTATAAGCACGCCGGGAGCAgcatttggaggagataatgattaaaatttgtgtttttatgtattttcatgttttgacaatatgtactcaattataataaaatgaaattttatttcaatttattgttcattacaagttatttttattattcattgttaagactaattaactaattaaaataatataaatttattaagtataaagtcaattttaattgaaaatagaatttgagttaaccaaaaaaaaaataaagaaaggaggtaaatgggaaaagaaacaaataaagaaaatagaaaagattattaaattaataaaaaaaagattcaaagtggaaggaatcaaaaggaaataaaaagaaaaaaaacgaaaaaaaaattctaacaaaaaaaacaaaagcaaataaagaagaaaaaaaaaaaaaaagagggaggagCGGGAGAAGGAGGGGaggggtaatatgggaaatggggtgtggggccggcgggggggggggggggggggggggggtgtggtccggggtggggggggggggggggtgtggtggGAAAAGCAGCCCTCGTTTAGGGGGAAGAAGTGAAATCAGCCCAAAACCGAGGGTTCTTCTTTTCCATTGAAAAACCCGCAAAAAGGGTTCATACTACAAAAGAAAGCTCAACTTCATATCTCTATCTAAAAGAGAAGTACTGATCTTCAGCtccttccaagttccaacttgGTTAATGCAAAAACCCTACAAAAGAAAGCACAAACACTTAAAGTTGGTAGATTGATCTCGAATTACTAGTGATAAAGACTGATCGTCAGCTTCTTCCAACTCGGTTAACGCTAAAACAATGGCGTGGGAAGCAATTCTATGGGCAATCTTCTTCCTCATGAACATTGGCCTAATAGCCTTCAATCTGTatcaggtactctctctctcaaaccctcaAATAATTCCAATCTCTGGTTCACTTTCTTGAACAATGTTTATCGATGTTTGCACATTTATGAGAACCCTAAACCTTTACTTGGTTGGTTTTGAAATTCAGATCGTGTGCTTATCGGATTTGGAGGCAGACTATATGAACCCCTTTGAATCGTCGTCTCGGATTAATGCTGTGGTCGTTCCTGAATTTATATTGCACGGGGTGTTATGCGTTCTGTCCCTTTTGACGGGGCATTGGATCATGTTCCTCTTTACGCTTCCCATTACTTGCTATAATGGCTCCTTGTGAGTTTCTTCTCTCCCAATATGTTAGTTTTGAACTTAAGAAGGATAAATTACGAACTCAAATTTTAGACAATTCCTTTTAGTTATTTTATTGGGTTCTTTTGCAAGAAATTTAAGTCCAGTTTACGTTTAAAATATTTGTCCAAGAAAGTTTATTACCtcctccatcccaaaatggTTTCTGGTCGgcaaaatgaaaacttaaaaataatgcaacattttcaagaaaatttaaTTCTCTTTCGACAATTTACTTGATTGTTCTTTTAATCTATGACatgagtttgaatttttcttggaaaGAGTGTAATGTTTTttagttctcgttttgcggaccggacaaatattttgggacggagggagtgtaTTGTATTTCCAACCTCTCTTGCTATACAAACATGTGAAATATTTAggttttttcccttcttttcatCACTAACTATCATTCTTCTGCTTATCAAATGAAGCCTTACGGTTTGCATTTGTGTAGTTGTTTTGGTGTTGCTCTTGCTTGTTTCAACGGCAATGGTCTACAGAGCTtgtgatgggttttttttttttttttggtggtaaaTGCAAGTTTGGTGAGATTCATTCAATTAGAATTAGGCCTTCAACATTTAAGCTTGTGGGTTTCGTCTTTCCCAATATCTTATGATTGAATAGTAATAAAAAGGATAAAATTAGAACTCAAATTTTAGACAATCCAAATATACTCTAGAAAGAGAAGGTGTTTGTTGAATTTACACTCTCCTGGGCATATGTTGTGATAAATATCTTTTAACTTggccttctttttttgtcttgtcTTGTCTTGTCTTGTCTTGTcttgtctctgtgtgtgtgtgtaggcgACGGGGCGTAAATTATTGAGTTTGAAGCATTACCTTTTGTCTAGTTTTAAGTGATTATAATTTCTCCGTTTCAGGTTTTTGAAGCGACAGCATCTTATTGACGTCACTGAGGTCTTTAGGTTTCTCAGTGCCGAGAAAAAGTACCGAATTATCAAGCTTGGATTCTACTTAGTTCTCTTTGTTTTAGTCATTATCAGGTTTTCTTCGATTCTCTATTGTAGGACTTTCCTTTCTTAGATATTGGAGTATATGCAGTgcttattttccatttttgctAATAGAAAGATTTACTTGCTGCTCGGGCATAGAGTCCTTTCTGCAGGGACATTTTCTGCAATCTTGTCCGTCTTCCATTTCAACAATGAAGAATTAGATGTTCGCTCATCCTTTCTTGAGTTTTAGAGACTTACTTCATAGCTTGTTTTGTCGTCCCAGTTCCGAAACATGGTACACTCCCATTCGTGTTTATTTCCTTAAACCTTTCTGTAGGAGGAAAAGTCCAAATAGAAGAGACTATAATCTATGGATAGTGTTACTCTGGGCAGACAAAATGTGTAAATACTGGCATCaaaattttactcaaaattGCTTTTGCGTGGTTATTAGTTATTCTCAAAAAGGACCATATTTTGTTGGCAAAAGGAAATTGCTGCAGAAGTATCTTAAATACTAGTTGGGTTGTAAGTACTTATCATTTCCTAGCGTACCTCACATAGCACCGTGTTCTCATTCATGTTCTACATAGAGGCATGATTTTTGTTCTAGATAAAGCTCAGCATTAGTTTATAATGAAACAGATAGGCCCAACTCTGAAGTCAAGGCTATCAAGTAACACCTTGAGCTCATTGAGTATTTTGTTGCTCATCGTCAATTGATAATTACCTAGTTTCAACTGAATATTGAGCTTAGCACCTTCAGTTGAGCTCTACTAAGCTGATCCCATCAATTGCATCTTTTGTATAGCCATAGGATTGGTGTGCACATTGGATTAGTGAGGTATCTTCAGGCAGAGCTCTATAATTAGAAGTTTCTGGAAATATGGCcaagtttgtttattttgtaaatcAACATAAGTGAGCATTtaattaagggaaaatgacagccaaggacgtgtttagataattaatacccaccaaggacaagctaagaacatttgttaatgctgaaaatgtccttggcgggtattaattatccaaacacgtcttgggctgtcattttccctttaattAAGCCAATTTAGAGTAGCGTCCTTACTGCCTAAAATTGTAGACTTCATTGGACTAAGGATGGAGGTAAACTGGAAAGAAACTGATCTTTATGCAATTTATGCAAACAATCAATCGGTCTCTAAATGATTTTAACATTGGCAGATGTGGACGGTTTAAGATAGAACTCCTAAGAATACCTTTGAACTTGACATAGTACAAAAACTCCTCCAAAGCAATGGAGAGACAATGCTGATTCACATTATAAACTCCTGTAAGGTTATTGTTACCACAGTACCATTCTTGAACGTGTATCTGATAAGTTTGATAATGGGTAAGAACACCAAATCACAAGTGTTGTAGGTCTCGGTACTATTCCACAAACAACGTTGAATCTCGGCATCCTCATCTCCAATAATGTATGCGTAgagttccttttctttttctttttcttttttttttcttttttttttttgggggggggggggggggggggggggggttggggacCATGAGTCAGGTAATGAAATTTTCCCACTGTCCATACTTTCTCTCTATTAAATGGAAGTAATAGTCAGCCTACCgggtaacaaaaaaaatgggttGAATGTTATCTTGGACCCCATAGCACTTGATTAGAAACAATGAGGTTGGGGGAAGGTACCAGATTAACCTAGAAAGGAAGGTGGAGCAAATCTGTTAAGCTTATAAAATGCTGAAAATCTAaagtttatagccttggccaTCAAATAGGATGGCAAGTATGGCAACCATTTTGTAATTTGTATTCCTAGTGGGCTTTGGTTAAGGATCTGTTAGCTTGCAATTCTTAGTCCGGATTAGCTAGATCCCACCCACAACGGAAGcgtaacaataaaaataatcacTCACAATATTTACGTGGTTAGGCCTCAATGCCTACGCCAATATTCCACTATATGAAAAATACGAGATTACAGGGTGAGATGAAAAACAACCCTTGACCTCCTAACACCATGGCTCCGCACAATGTTTTTCACTCACCCCCACATCTCCATTTTTCCTCAGTATTCTCCTCTCACCTCATGACCGGGGTACCCGGCAACTCCCGAAGGGGCTGCCCTCTCACCACCCTATGCTCTCCCCACAAACCCCATATATATCTAGGCATGTCATAGTAGCACTCCACAAGCACAAGAAACCTCTTGAATTGGCAAGATCCATCTAGAGCCCAAGCACCACAATTGCTCATTGGAACTTGCAGACTCTTTGGCCCCCTCTAGAGAATTCCCTTGAGGTCATTTAATGATCTCAGCCAACACCCAACAAACCatcactttttccttttttccaatAGCATTTAACGTGGGGAAAACCCCAACAAACACCCCCTTTTCCCACGTGAAATGCTTTCCCCTTCCTCAAGAGCCCCATACCCCCTCGCTCGGATGCCTGCACCCACTTGCTCCTTGCTCGGGTGCCTGATAAAGAATATTAGAGACCAACACCAATTTGATGCCGGAGTTTACTGCATCCACACCATCGATCGATTGCCTTTATCGAGGGCCACCGATTTGATGCCAGAGTTTACTGCACCCACTCCATTGATTGAGAGCCACCCCCCTTACTTTATTGAGAGCCTCCCTGCAGCGACCTTTTCGCATCCGCCTGCTTCCGTGCTTCTCCTAGAGTCACCTTGGATTTTTCTGCACCATCGAGAGTCTCCGTGCAAGCCCAATAATTGGTTTGATCCAGCCCAAAGATCGTCCACCTTCCTAAGCTTGGCACACTAAATCACAACCTATAAATAAGCCCAGTAGCCTTGCACCATATCCTTAGCCTCAGGACACGCAAAAGAAAACCTCTGTCGGAGCTTCTGAGCTTCAAAGCTCAAGATTATGCCTCAACTGCATTTTTGTGatccatattttatttttggtgtatGTCAATCCCGTGCTTTCACTATGCCTACGCCAACCCCAAACTTGCTCGGCAACTGTCAACTTTCCGAAGGATAGCTAACCattggctttgataccacttgttgggaTTAGCTCGATCCCACCCGCAATGAAAACGTaaccataaaaataattgtGCACAAAAAACATAATATTTacgtggttctgcctcaatgcCTATTCCACGGGATAGGGACGGAGTATTTCAGTATatgaaaaatatgatattaCAATGTAGATGAAAAACCACCCTTGAGCTCCTAACACCATGGCTCTACACAATGTTTTTCACTCACCCCCACATCTCTATTTTTCACTCACATCTATTCTTCTCTATCACCTCACGATCGGGGTATCCGGAAACTCCCAAAGAGGCTGTCCTCTCACCACCCTATGCTCTCCACACAAACCCCATATGTATAGCCGTGTCATTGCAGCACCCTACAAGCATGAGAAACCTCTTGAATTGTCAAGATCCATCTGGAGCCCAAGCACCACAATTGTTCATTGGAACATGCACTCTCTTTGACCCACTCTAGAGAATCCCCTTGAGATCATTTAATGATCTCAGCCAACACCCAACGAACCAttacttttttcgtttttccaATAGCATTTAATGGGGAAAACCCCAACAGAGGTTGATTGGACAAGAGGTAGAGGAGATTTGCAAGAGAAGTGGAATCGTGAGGGAACGTAAGACGTGGCATGGTGAAAAGACGGAGGCTAGGTGCCAAACCAGATCAAGCTTTCTAAGCTACGGTTGATCttcaacaataataaaaaaaactacagtTGATTGCCTTAGGATAGAGTTCAAAACTAGGAGGCGATAATGATGCTTGATGCGGCTTGAAAGGACTGATGGGGTTTAAGTTGCAATACGATGTATTTTTGAAGATGAAGATCGAGATTTGCTGGGGACTGATAAGTAGAATTTAAATTGAAAGTGGGAGCGGGAGCGGGACCGAGTGTCGAGTAGCGAGGGAGATAGAATTGTATAATGTTGGGTGAGAGTATATGTGGGGTAAAATATGTGTAACATTATAACCTGTGAAAATATGGAATAATTGTTTTCTCTGCAAAGCTATAGGGACAAATTAGATATAGAAGATCAGTACCGATTGCTATCTTTCTTCTGTTTATCTGCAAATTTAAATGTAAGCAAGAAGTACGACTACATTGAATTCTTTTGAAGTTGATGTTACATATCTTCTCTCCTTGAGTTTGTAAGTGTCAATAATTTAATTGCTGCTATGAGATTTTCTTTTATATTCACAGCTTCTATTTTGTTTCCGTGTATGTCTGAGGACTTCCATCTCAGTTGGGACAGTGAATCTATCTCAATGGGAATGTTGTTTCACTGCAATTGTTGCTCAAAACCGTATGATGGTAGTTCCGA
Coding sequences:
- the LOC131322542 gene encoding protein cornichon homolog 1 isoform X3, encoding MAWEAILWAIFFLMNIGLIAFNLYQIVCLSDLEADYMNPFESSSRINAVVVPEFILHGVLCVLSLLTGHWIMFLFTLPITCYNGSLFLKRQHLIDVTEVFRFLSAEKKYRIIKLGFYLVLFVLVIIRLVISVINSIVDEDELFHGSWWF
- the LOC131322542 gene encoding protein cornichon homolog 1 isoform X2, whose product is MAWEAILWAIFFLMNIGLIAFNLYQIVCLSDLEADYMNPFESSSRINAVVVPEFILHGVLCVLSLLTGHWIMFLFTLPITCYNGSLFLKRQHLIDVTEVFRFLSAEKKYRIIKLGFYLVLFVLVIIRVLSAGTFSAILSVFHFNNEELDVRSSFLEF
- the LOC131322542 gene encoding protein cornichon homolog 1 isoform X1; protein product: MAWEAILWAIFFLMNIGLIAFNLYQIVCLSDLEADYMNPFESSSRINAVVVPEFILHGVLCVLSLLTGHWIMFLFTLPITCYNGSLFLKRQHLIDVTEVFRFLSAEKKYRIIKLGFYLVLFVLVIISWDSESISMGMLFHCNCCSKPYDGSSEGIVTAILLVGCR
- the LOC131323711 gene encoding protein FAR-RED IMPAIRED RESPONSE 1-like produces the protein MIFGENLAWLLRFSSQTVYLSNFLGTPQRKIREGAMDDYNFSISDSWSFENDVRSEESVSHNSRDYTLEFTTDQIFESREDMLAWARSVSLKYGIVVVILNSTKLKGGKLPKCILGCERGGKYEPLRYLVEGQSLQRNTGTRKCDCPFQLRGIPQHPYGIRWSLEVISGVHNHETAKHIEGHEYPSRLKPVEKQFVADMANSTAPREILNILKQKDPSNTTGIKSVYNAIFTNKAAKLDGLTPIQYVIRQLLKKHYLHQFLTNPDTNEITDIIWVHPMSLELSVNFPSVLIIDATYKTNEYRKPLLEVVGITSTWRTYSLMFGYLSNEKEETLTWALNNLKNWMLQKGASMPLVFVSDRDLALMNAIEACFPTARHILCIWHINQCVMKNCSRVLGPEWKRFIKSWHSLINSSTPSSFEQKWQAMCNDFRQFLYVITYLWQTWLKSYKERFVSAWTDTCMHLGSNSSQRYNLVLHTFDEDVYDCFTHLPLRSPPVPIEYRREIAIARVNNNHFVQIFLEPHYPVLPIPTWWEENSSDEAKGWAASYETRLLLWYEVMGISTPGAAFGGDND